AACCTCCGCTGGAATCAATCAAATAGCCCATAACAAACGGTGATATGAATCCGGCTACTTGGCCGCCGAAATTTACCGTACCCGAACTGGCTCCCATAATATGGGTCGGAATTGTGTCCATAACCAAGCCCCAAAAAGCTGCCATGGCTAAGAACATAAAGAATGAAGAAATGCTTTGATAAACAACCGCCATATCCGCCGACGGAACGGTATAGGTCAAGTACAAAAAGAAGCCGGCTATCAACGCATTAGGCACAAACAGCCATTTCCGCTGGCCTTTAATACGATCTGACAAATAGCCTCCCACAACCGTGCCCACCGCACCGACAAAGAACGGAATCGAGCCGGTAATGCCGGTTTTAATCAGGGAAAACCCGCGTACTTTCATCAAATAAGAAGGCAGCCAAGAAACAAAGCCCCAGAAGGTAATGTCAAAAAGAAACCAGATTAATACCATTTGCCATAAAATAGGCTTCCTTAAAAATTGCTTGAACGTCAACGACGCCTTGGTCAAAGCGGCAGCGCTGGGATTGGCTTCCACCGCCTGTATTTCCGCCAGTTCCTCCGTCGTCATTGCCGGATGATCCTTCGGATTGTCCCGGAAGTATAAGTACATGGCCAACGCAATAAATATGCCAGGAACCCCTAAGGTTACAAACACCGTTCTCCAGCCAAAAGCGGCTATAATCCCGGCGGCTACCAAGGAGGCTACCGCAGGTCCCAGTGTGTTGACTGTCGATTGAATGGCAGTTGCCGTGCCGCGCTCCTTCGGCGGAAAATAGGTGGCAATCAGTTTCCAGGACGAGCCGGGAAAACAGCCTTCGCCAACGCCGAACAAACACCGCAAAACCAGTAAAGCCGGATACGAAAAGATAAAACCGGTCATACTTGTAAAGATAGACCACCAACCGATGGCCACAGCCATAACTTTGCGGGCGCCAAACTTATCCGCCAACATGCCTCCGGGAATCTGAAATAAAGCATAGCCGGCAAAAAACGCACTGAGAATACCGCCTTGCATCGTTGCATCAAGCTGCATTTCCTCACCGATAAAAGGCAGCGCTACACTAATCACCATCCGGTCTAAAAAGGAAAACAACCAACCAATCCAAATCAGAGATAACACCGAATACCGAACTTTCCACCGAAACCCGCCGCCAGCCTGCCCCTCAGCAGGATTGGGCTGTACTTTTTGTGTATTCATCATGTTTCCTCCTGTCCGTTTAAATTTTAGGACAAAACCGCCACCACTTCTATTTCCACCACCACGCCTTTAGGCAATGCAGAAACTTGTACGCACGAGCGAGCCGGAGGCTCATGAGCAAAAGCCTCTCCATAAATCGCATTGACCGTCTGGAAATCTCCCAAATCCGTTAGAAACACGGTCGTTTTGACTACCGCATCCATGCCGACGCCAGCCTCTGCCAAAACAGCGCGAACATTTGCTAAAACTTGTTTCGTCTGTGCTTCTATACCGCCTGCCGCCACTTCGCCTGTTGCTGGATCAACAGGAATTTGGCCGGATGCAAAAAGCAAATTCCCCGTCGTTATAGCTTGTGAATATGGGCCAATCGCCGCAGGCGCCTTTGTTGTGAAAACTACTTTTTTATTCATGATTTGCCCCCTTTTTTAATACCTGACCGGAAAATACTCCTGTTTCTTTTCCTTCCCATACCGCCCAAGCGCCATTGACCATCACCGAGGAAATACCGCGAGGATACTGGACAGGTTCCACAAAAGTTCCCTGGTCTTCAACTTGAGCCGCATCAAAGATTACCAAATCCGCCGCCTTGCCTGTATGCAAATAGCCTCTGTCCGTCAAGCCCAGAACATCCGCTGGTTTACCGGTCATTTTGCGCACGGCTGCTTCCAGTGACAGCGTTCCTTCTTCGCGTACATACTTGCCAAGAACGCGCGGAAAAGCTCCATATACGCGCGGATGCGGCTTGCCAGCGCCCATCAGCCCATCAGAGCAGACATTTTGCTCCGGACGAGCCAGTAGCTTTTTCACATGCTCCTCGGTCCCGTAAAAATCAACCATACCAACAGCATTTTCTTCTTCATACAGCAAATCAAACACAGCCTGATAGGCGTCTTTACCGCGCATAACTCCTAATTCCACTAGATTTTTTCCTACGGCATCCGCATTTTTACTCGTTTTCACGCTGGTTACAAAAATCTGATCCATACCGGCAAAATCAATAAAGTTATCCCACCCAGGAATACCCTGCTCTATATCCTGAATCATCCGCTGACGCAGTTCGGGAGAAGCAAGACGCTCCAACAGCTTATCGGTACCGCCGTCATGAACCCACGGGGGAAGGATAACTCCCAACATGGTACTGCCCGCAACATACGGATATTGATCAAAGGAAATCCTTACCCCTTCCGCTTGCGCCGCTTCCAATAATTCCAGCATGGGTTCTACTTTATCCCAGTTTTTGCGTCCGCAAACTTTCATATGGGAAATATGCAAATGCACGCCTGAAGCTCTGGCTATATCGAGAATTTCTTTTGTTGATGCTAAAATGTCATCGGCTTCACTGCGTTGATGCACTACAAAAAGGCCTCCAAACTCTGCCGACACCTTGCAAAGTTCGATCAGTTCCTTCGTCTCTGCGTAGGCGCAAGGCATATAAATGAGGCCTGTCGAAATACCGAACGCGCCGGCTTCCATTTCCCGCCGCAAAATGTCTTTCATCTTTTGAATTTCACTGTCTGTAGCAACTCGCCCGTCCAACCCCATCGCTTCCATGCGAATGTTCCCGTGCGGCGCCAAATACGCCATATTCGCCGCCGGATGCGCCTCTGCGATGAGTTTTAAATATCCTGCGGTATTGTGGTAATGCCAATTAATGGCCTCGCTGTCGCCTTCCAGTCCTGCCAGGTTTTTTCTCCAAGGACTGATATACGCTTCTGGCAGCGGCGCCAACGAAATGCCATCTTGCCCCAGCAATTCCGTCGTTACGCCTTGCCGAATCTTAGGGGACACCTTGGGGTCCGTAAGTACCGATAAATCAGAGTGGCTGTGCGTATCAATGAAACCGGGAGCCACCACTAGCCCTGCTGCGTCCACGAGCTGCGCATCCGCCGACAAACCTTCTCCGATAGTTGCAATAACGCCGTCCTCGATCAGTAGATCTCCACAAAACGGCTTGCCGCCGCTGCCATCAATAATCAATCCGTTCCGAATCAGCGTTTTCATCGTCCTTACCACCCTTCTTTTTCCAAGGCTGCTTGCAGAATGCCATAATATCCACACACTGCCTGCTGCAATTGTTCCACTTCAATATGCTCATCAATGGTGTGGGCCAAGTTTTCTCTTGAAGGACCAAAGCCAATGGTGGGAATGCCTGCTTCGCCTGCATAATGGCTTCCGTTCGTGCAAAAAGAATATTGGGTAAGTGCTGGGTTTAAACCGGCTTGCTTCAGTCCTTGCAACGCCGTCTGCACCCAGGCATGATTCTCCTCCAACAACCACCCCGGG
The nucleotide sequence above comes from uncultured Anaeromusa sp.. Encoded proteins:
- a CDS encoding RidA family protein, with protein sequence MNKKVVFTTKAPAAIGPYSQAITTGNLLFASGQIPVDPATGEVAAGGIEAQTKQVLANVRAVLAEAGVGMDAVVKTTVFLTDLGDFQTVNAIYGEAFAHEPPARSCVQVSALPKGVVVEIEVVAVLS
- a CDS encoding D-aminoacylase — its product is MKTLIRNGLIIDGSGGKPFCGDLLIEDGVIATIGEGLSADAQLVDAAGLVVAPGFIDTHSHSDLSVLTDPKVSPKIRQGVTTELLGQDGISLAPLPEAYISPWRKNLAGLEGDSEAINWHYHNTAGYLKLIAEAHPAANMAYLAPHGNIRMEAMGLDGRVATDSEIQKMKDILRREMEAGAFGISTGLIYMPCAYAETKELIELCKVSAEFGGLFVVHQRSEADDILASTKEILDIARASGVHLHISHMKVCGRKNWDKVEPMLELLEAAQAEGVRISFDQYPYVAGSTMLGVILPPWVHDGGTDKLLERLASPELRQRMIQDIEQGIPGWDNFIDFAGMDQIFVTSVKTSKNADAVGKNLVELGVMRGKDAYQAVFDLLYEEENAVGMVDFYGTEEHVKKLLARPEQNVCSDGLMGAGKPHPRVYGAFPRVLGKYVREEGTLSLEAAVRKMTGKPADVLGLTDRGYLHTGKAADLVIFDAAQVEDQGTFVEPVQYPRGISSVMVNGAWAVWEGKETGVFSGQVLKKGANHE
- a CDS encoding MFS transporter; this encodes MMNTQKVQPNPAEGQAGGGFRWKVRYSVLSLIWIGWLFSFLDRMVISVALPFIGEEMQLDATMQGGILSAFFAGYALFQIPGGMLADKFGARKVMAVAIGWWSIFTSMTGFIFSYPALLVLRCLFGVGEGCFPGSSWKLIATYFPPKERGTATAIQSTVNTLGPAVASLVAAGIIAAFGWRTVFVTLGVPGIFIALAMYLYFRDNPKDHPAMTTEELAEIQAVEANPSAAALTKASLTFKQFLRKPILWQMVLIWFLFDITFWGFVSWLPSYLMKVRGFSLIKTGITGSIPFFVGAVGTVVGGYLSDRIKGQRKWLFVPNALIAGFFLYLTYTVPSADMAVVYQSISSFFMFLAMAAFWGLVMDTIPTHIMGASSGTVNFGGQVAGFISPFVMGYLIDSSGGSFDTAFVFLIIAMVASAVVALTVQQERSQTT